From one Fusobacterium sp. JB019 genomic stretch:
- a CDS encoding molecular chaperone: MKKMIMLFAGMLMSIQLLAFNFSVAPTRFEVSLDKIATNEVILMNNTAEPMRVSTFLEAPEGYGKYNLNKNIKLYPKMVSIKPGGRQIVRFRVKPSPNMEPGEYKSYIVFKEKEGEIKKVETNIEESTGIGVQLKMLAEIGISIYGTYGEQIVKGSLSNFTVKLADEDNVIMGCDLVSKGNASLKLSRKLEILNNAGKVEKVYDTEFGRSARNGKNRIDNSMTVDNIKGKTIRVTITDQLNRILYQGKHTL, translated from the coding sequence ATGAAAAAAATGATAATGTTATTTGCAGGAATGTTGATGTCTATTCAACTTTTAGCGTTTAACTTTAGTGTAGCCCCAACAAGATTTGAGGTTAGTCTAGACAAAATAGCAACTAATGAAGTAATACTTATGAATAATACTGCAGAACCTATGAGAGTTTCAACTTTTTTAGAGGCTCCAGAGGGATATGGAAAATATAATTTAAATAAGAATATTAAACTATATCCTAAAATGGTTTCAATCAAACCAGGTGGAAGACAAATTGTTAGATTTAGAGTTAAGCCTAGTCCTAATATGGAACCAGGTGAATATAAGAGTTATATTGTTTTTAAAGAGAAAGAAGGAGAAATTAAGAAGGTTGAAACTAATATAGAAGAAAGTACAGGCATCGGTGTTCAGCTTAAAATGTTAGCTGAAATTGGTATTAGTATTTATGGTACTTATGGCGAACAAATAGTAAAAGGGAGTTTAAGTAATTTTACTGTAAAATTAGCTGATGAAGATAATGTCATTATGGGATGTGATTTAGTTTCAAAAGGAAATGCTAGTTTAAAATTATCTAGGAAATTAGAAATATTAAATAATGCAGGTAAAGTTGAAAAAGTTTATGATACTGAGTTTGGAAGAAGTGCAAGAAATGGAAAAAACAGAATAGATAATTCAATGACTGTAGATAATATTAAGGGAAAAACTATAAGAGTAACAATAACTGATCAACTAAATAGAATTTTATATCAAGGAAAACATACTTTATAA
- the pabB gene encoding aminodeoxychorismate synthase component I yields the protein MNIREYKLKSDVKEIFNNFLQDELPVLLESQKLDKNLGRYSIIASNPFFRIRSKGTKVEIYKDKKWQIEKKGPLDTLVEYMEKYKIEEGKKMPFIGGAIGYFAYDFYGEVEKLDINQEDDLNIYDMYFSYYNEVILIDNKEEKIYLISHEFLENVEERIKKIEDKILNPSEIKDSFYNTDVKIQNEISKDKYLDAISCVKNNIENGNVYQINFTQRFNCNLNKSPFTLYNRLSKTNKSPFAAYLDYKDYQIVSSSPERFVRVRGDNIDTRPIKGTIARGQNKTEDIKNRKILENSEKDQAELLMIIDLERNDIGKICESGSVKVEELFHIEEYATVFQQVANVSGKLRSGFSIKEIIKGTFPGGSITGAPKISAMKLIGELEEKTRNIYTGNIGYISFNKNMDFNIAIRSILCKKSKAYYQVGGGIIWDSDSELEYEESLLKGKALKEALIWRGNNEN from the coding sequence TTGAATATAAGAGAATATAAATTAAAAAGTGATGTCAAAGAAATTTTTAATAATTTTTTACAAGATGAGCTTCCGGTTCTTTTAGAGAGTCAAAAATTAGATAAAAATTTAGGAAGATATTCAATAATAGCAAGTAATCCATTTTTTAGAATTAGAAGTAAAGGGACTAAAGTTGAAATATATAAAGATAAAAAATGGCAAATTGAAAAGAAAGGCCCATTAGATACTTTGGTAGAATATATGGAAAAATATAAGATAGAAGAGGGGAAAAAAATGCCATTTATCGGTGGAGCAATTGGATATTTTGCATATGATTTTTATGGTGAAGTTGAAAAATTAGATATTAATCAAGAGGATGATTTAAATATTTATGATATGTATTTTAGTTATTATAATGAAGTTATTTTAATAGATAATAAAGAAGAAAAAATCTATTTAATTTCTCATGAATTTTTAGAAAATGTTGAGGAAAGAATTAAAAAGATAGAAGATAAAATATTAAATCCTTCTGAAATAAAGGATAGTTTTTATAATACAGATGTAAAAATACAAAATGAAATATCAAAAGATAAGTATCTAGATGCTATTTCATGTGTGAAAAACAATATAGAAAATGGAAATGTTTATCAAATAAACTTTACTCAAAGATTTAACTGTAATTTAAATAAGTCTCCATTTACTTTGTATAATAGGCTTTCTAAAACAAATAAATCTCCATTTGCTGCTTATTTAGATTATAAAGATTATCAGATAGTATCATCTTCTCCAGAAAGATTTGTCAGAGTTAGGGGAGATAATATAGATACAAGGCCTATAAAAGGAACTATTGCTAGAGGACAAAATAAAACAGAAGATATAAAAAATAGAAAAATTCTTGAAAATAGTGAAAAAGATCAAGCTGAATTATTAATGATTATAGATTTAGAAAGAAATGATATAGGAAAAATTTGTGAAAGTGGAAGTGTAAAAGTTGAAGAACTTTTTCATATAGAAGAATATGCTACAGTTTTTCAGCAAGTTGCGAATGTTTCAGGAAAATTAAGGTCAGGTTTTTCTATTAAAGAAATTATCAAGGGAACTTTTCCAGGAGGATCTATTACAGGAGCTCCCAAGATAAGTGCTATGAAACTTATAGGTGAACTAGAAGAAAAAACAAGAAATATATATACTGGGAATATAGGTTATATAAGTTTTAATAAAAATATGGATTTTAATATAGCCATAAGAAGTATATTATGTAAGAAATCTAAAGCTTATTATCAAGTAGGGGGAGGAATAATTTGGGATTCTGATAGTGAATTAGAATATGAAGAAAGTCTTTTAAAAGGAAAAGCACTTAAAGAAGCATTAATTTGGAGGGGAAATAATGAAAATTAA
- a CDS encoding toxin-antitoxin system YwqK family antitoxin, whose protein sequence is MKKLFILFSLMLVFSFEIFSRERIENIDKKLLKSGIVYIKNEKSPYTGTLKGKNIVEIYKSGIKDGYFKGIVKIDKEAFLYEGRYVQGIKHGVWYLKYKTGITKAIMKYNYDRPHGHWSYFYPNKAIAGYENLKDGLLAGKVVQYNKDGSLKATVNYKNGLLEKEGTFFYNSGNLKAETNFRLGKVNGPIRIYSDGGTLLLDGNYINNRREGKWMMFYRNGDLKTTIEYKKGLKDGELVIYDKSGMILDVAKFENGLELGTGETKVPRLRDNIVGMFKKFNRDLKYEQYNKILTEME, encoded by the coding sequence TTGAAAAAATTATTTATTTTATTTAGTCTAATGTTAGTTTTTTCTTTTGAAATTTTCTCAAGAGAAAGAATAGAAAACATAGATAAAAAATTATTGAAAAGCGGGATAGTTTATATAAAAAATGAAAAATCTCCTTATACAGGAACATTAAAGGGGAAAAATATAGTAGAAATATATAAAAGTGGAATAAAAGATGGCTATTTTAAAGGTATAGTTAAAATAGATAAAGAAGCTTTTTTATATGAAGGAAGATATGTTCAGGGAATAAAACATGGAGTTTGGTATTTGAAATATAAAACAGGGATAACTAAAGCTATTATGAAATATAATTATGATAGACCTCATGGACATTGGTCATATTTTTATCCGAATAAAGCAATAGCAGGATATGAAAATTTAAAAGATGGGTTGCTTGCAGGAAAAGTAGTTCAATATAATAAAGATGGAAGTTTGAAGGCTACAGTGAATTATAAAAATGGACTTCTAGAAAAGGAAGGAACTTTTTTCTATAATAGTGGAAATTTAAAAGCTGAAACTAATTTTAGATTAGGAAAGGTAAATGGACCTATTAGGATATATTCAGATGGTGGAACATTATTATTAGATGGAAATTATATAAATAACAGGAGAGAAGGTAAATGGATGATGTTTTATAGAAATGGAGATTTAAAAACAACTATAGAATATAAAAAAGGTTTGAAAGATGGAGAATTAGTTATTTATGATAAATCTGGAATGATATTGGATGTAGCTAAATTTGAAAATGGATTAGAGTTAGGAACAGGTGAAACTAAAGTTCCAAGGCTTAGAGATAATATAGTAGGAATGTTTAAGAAATTTAATAGGGATTTAAAGTATGAACAATATAATAAAATATTAACAGAAATGGAGTGA
- a CDS encoding transporter substrate-binding domain-containing protein: MKKIILGLMMCLFSFSFGEDAIKVNIPLKTTDMYLYKNLEIGKYEGVYTYFLDGISDKVIYKVDDSFYNNHSRVSKESSVIVRTFEDKNDNEHYYIETPIRYTVAVLTRKDSFVKTMDDLNNLNVGYIKGSQGLKEIKTRFKNINFIENSVKNREKGLEALDKGEIEALIIKDWLNYYDDNKITRIIDKINYKECIAIDKDKENVYNKIKLKIDNLKNEEIEKIISTERTKYYKYILKDTPNYSIVKNKFNEIKVKLPEDKYMIPFYYSYKKSYKGITIKVIKEIERVLEIPLVFSENNGDIKPILVRNSKNLKSYIFTKPYYESKITIANRSRDGFIENIADLDNKKIIVRKDTNIREYIESRVKNPEIIEVATYQEGLERLLDKKGECLVGYFGSINGIISNNFIEDKVKIAGILNDTLNVSVAIDKDQPELSQLVRMIVESFDVDKTIYDDSLTKNILVARNYKLMAKIGIPVLIFIIILIIVLIISERNRKRAEELSYMLVKTLEMANKLNDEDTGEHTKRLGLYSEVLARDIGKFTKEEIDEIRKYATVHDIGKVTIPADVLKKPGKLTSEEFNIVKGHVNSGFEIVKNLKLGKIAENIVRFHHEKWNGKGYPLKLKGNDIPLEAALVGVADMYDALRQEKAYKKSLTHSEAVEIIKSESGKSFSSEIVECFVKNHKLFEKIYEENKEAVDLAEEFYSAIK; the protein is encoded by the coding sequence ATGAAGAAAATAATATTAGGTTTAATGATGTGTTTATTTAGTTTTTCCTTTGGTGAGGATGCAATAAAAGTAAATATACCTTTAAAAACTACTGATATGTATCTTTATAAGAATTTAGAAATAGGTAAATACGAGGGAGTATATACTTATTTTTTAGATGGAATTTCAGATAAAGTTATTTATAAAGTAGACGATAGTTTTTATAATAATCACAGTAGAGTTAGTAAAGAAAGTTCAGTTATTGTTAGAACTTTTGAAGATAAAAATGATAATGAACATTATTATATTGAAACTCCAATTAGGTATACAGTTGCAGTTTTAACGAGAAAGGATTCCTTTGTAAAAACAATGGATGATTTAAATAATTTAAATGTTGGATATATAAAAGGGAGTCAAGGTTTAAAAGAAATTAAAACTAGATTTAAAAATATAAATTTCATAGAAAATTCAGTTAAAAATAGAGAAAAGGGATTAGAAGCTCTTGATAAAGGAGAGATAGAAGCTTTAATAATTAAAGATTGGCTTAATTATTATGATGATAATAAAATTACAAGAATTATTGATAAGATTAACTATAAAGAATGTATAGCTATTGATAAAGATAAAGAAAATGTTTATAACAAAATAAAATTAAAAATTGATAATTTAAAAAATGAAGAAATAGAAAAAATAATTAGTACTGAAAGAACAAAATATTATAAGTATATTTTAAAAGATACACCAAATTATTCAATAGTAAAAAATAAATTTAATGAAATAAAAGTAAAATTACCAGAAGATAAATATATGATACCTTTCTATTATTCTTATAAAAAGAGTTATAAAGGAATAACTATAAAAGTTATTAAAGAGATAGAAAGAGTACTTGAGATACCCCTTGTTTTTAGTGAGAATAATGGAGATATAAAGCCTATTCTTGTTAGAAATAGCAAAAATTTAAAAAGTTATATATTTACTAAACCTTATTATGAAAGTAAAATTACTATAGCCAATAGAAGTAGAGATGGTTTTATAGAAAATATAGCTGATTTAGATAACAAAAAAATAATAGTTAGAAAAGATACGAATATTAGAGAATATATAGAAAGTAGAGTTAAAAATCCTGAAATAATAGAAGTTGCTACATATCAAGAAGGATTAGAAAGACTTCTTGATAAAAAAGGAGAGTGTTTAGTAGGTTACTTTGGTTCTATAAATGGGATTATTTCTAATAATTTTATAGAAGATAAAGTTAAAATAGCTGGAATTTTAAATGACACTTTAAATGTAAGTGTAGCTATCGACAAAGATCAGCCAGAATTATCTCAATTAGTAAGAATGATTGTAGAAAGTTTTGATGTAGATAAAACTATTTATGATGATTCTTTAACAAAAAATATTTTAGTTGCTAGAAATTATAAATTAATGGCTAAAATAGGTATACCTGTATTAATATTTATAATAATCTTAATAATAGTTTTAATTATTTCAGAAAGAAATAGAAAAAGAGCCGAAGAATTAAGTTATATGCTAGTAAAGACTTTAGAGATGGCAAATAAACTAAATGATGAAGATACGGGGGAACATACTAAAAGACTAGGCCTTTATTCAGAAGTTTTAGCAAGGGATATAGGAAAATTTACAAAAGAAGAAATAGACGAGATAAGAAAATATGCAACGGTGCATGATATTGGGAAAGTTACTATTCCTGCTGATGTCTTAAAAAAACCAGGGAAATTAACATCAGAAGAATTTAATATAGTAAAAGGGCATGTTAATTCAGGTTTTGAAATAGTTAAAAATTTAAAACTAGGAAAAATAGCAGAGAATATAGTTAGATTTCATCATGAAAAATGGAATGGAAAAGGTTATCCTCTTAAATTAAAAGGAAATGATATTCCTTTAGAAGCAGCTTTGGTAGGTGTTGCTGATATGTATGATGCTTTGAGACAGGAAAAAGCATACAAGAAAAGTTTGACTCATAGTGAAGCAGTGGAAATAATAAAATCAGAATCAGGTAAAAGTTTTTCTTCTGAAATAGTGGAATGCTTTGTTAAAAACCATAAGTTATTTGAAAAAATTTATGAAGAAAATAAAGAAGCAGTTGATTTGGCTGAGGAATTTTATTCTGCTATAAAATAA
- a CDS encoding ABC transporter substrate-binding protein, producing the protein MKKYLLFIVFLISNIISLGEDSNIESIFMEEVRNENEVKNELNIIQSIKIQTLDPIKMRDQYSERAVKLIYDTLFNIEDGKVVPYLVKDYKWKDERTLFIELKEGVLFHNGEELSSTDVKFTFERFSEKGALKDTFEEIRNIKIIDSKKLIMKLEEEDTMFLEKLTYVSGSIVKKTKKGITGSGRFYPIVFNNGQVVLKRYFKYFKGKSIVKKIRFTHEINDKKKMTSLFDEGSDVAFDVSENAYNEAREEGIIPDDVLVRKNNLMESAVIRFGNKNKDIYTRKNRKLIEKIINREEISKLVTGTKDNMAETYFPKSLFKASLSKTENNFNKKLIKSEIKKSNIKNEINLMILNNMLDMAKIIKEQFKLYGIKVNILPHNIDSYSMKIKNGDYDVALYNMVYKDDYILLNIRNILLNDIKDIDLYNAIDPFLKIAMEEKDKSKRDKIFDKIVQLIYKELSYIPIIHEKLLVVGYNRLDKIYDIDKKVDR; encoded by the coding sequence TTGAAGAAATATTTATTATTCATAGTATTTCTTATATCAAACATAATATCTTTAGGAGAAGACTCTAATATAGAAAGCATTTTTATGGAGGAAGTTAGAAACGAAAATGAAGTAAAGAATGAACTTAATATTATTCAAAGTATTAAGATTCAAACTTTAGATCCTATAAAAATGAGAGATCAATATTCAGAAAGAGCAGTAAAGTTAATTTATGATACGTTATTTAATATAGAAGATGGTAAAGTAGTTCCTTATTTAGTTAAAGATTATAAATGGAAGGATGAAAGGACTCTATTTATAGAATTAAAGGAGGGGGTATTATTTCACAATGGAGAGGAGCTATCTTCAACTGACGTTAAATTTACTTTTGAAAGATTTTCTGAAAAAGGAGCTTTAAAAGATACTTTTGAGGAAATAAGAAATATAAAAATCATAGACAGTAAAAAGCTAATAATGAAATTAGAAGAAGAAGACACTATGTTTTTAGAAAAGTTAACATATGTATCTGGTTCTATAGTAAAGAAAACCAAAAAAGGAATTACAGGAAGTGGGAGATTCTATCCTATTGTTTTTAATAATGGACAAGTTGTTTTAAAAAGATATTTTAAATATTTTAAAGGGAAATCTATAGTAAAAAAAATAAGATTTACTCATGAAATTAATGATAAGAAAAAAATGACTTCTTTATTTGATGAAGGAAGTGATGTAGCTTTTGATGTAAGTGAAAATGCATATAACGAGGCAAGGGAAGAAGGTATAATTCCAGATGATGTTTTAGTTAGAAAGAATAATTTGATGGAAAGTGCTGTTATTAGGTTTGGAAATAAAAATAAAGATATCTATACAAGAAAAAATAGAAAATTGATTGAAAAAATTATAAATAGAGAAGAAATTTCAAAATTAGTAACAGGGACAAAAGACAATATGGCAGAAACATATTTTCCAAAAAGTTTATTTAAAGCATCTTTATCTAAAACAGAAAATAATTTTAATAAAAAATTAATAAAATCTGAAATAAAGAAAAGTAATATAAAAAATGAAATAAACTTAATGATATTAAATAATATGTTAGATATGGCAAAAATTATAAAAGAACAATTTAAGTTATATGGAATTAAAGTAAATATATTGCCTCATAATATAGATTCTTATTCTATGAAAATTAAAAATGGAGATTATGATGTAGCCCTTTATAATATGGTTTATAAGGATGATTATATTTTATTAAATATCAGAAATATTTTGTTAAATGATATAAAAGATATAGATTTATATAATGCTATTGATCCATTTTTAAAAATTGCTATGGAAGAAAAGGATAAATCAAAAAGAGATAAGATTTTTGATAAAATAGTTCAACTTATATATAAGGAATTATCATATATTCCAATAATTCATGAAAAATTATTAGTGGTAGGTTATAATAGACTGGATAAAATATACGATATTGATAAAAAGGTGGATAGATAA
- the efp gene encoding elongation factor P — MKVAQELRQGSTIRIGKDPFIVLKAEYNKSGRNAAVMKLKMKNLLAGNIVDTAIKADEKMDDIRLERVNAVYSYSDGTNYIFSNPETWDQIELSAEDLGDAINYLEEEMEVQIQYYEETPVSVELPTFVERQIEYTEPGLRGDTTGKALKPAKLATGFEIQVPLFVEQGEWIKIDTRNHSYVERIKK, encoded by the coding sequence ATGAAAGTAGCACAAGAATTAAGACAAGGGTCTACAATAAGAATAGGTAAAGATCCATTCATCGTATTAAAAGCTGAGTATAATAAATCAGGAAGAAATGCAGCGGTTATGAAATTAAAAATGAAAAACTTATTAGCTGGAAATATAGTGGATACAGCTATAAAAGCTGATGAAAAAATGGATGATATAAGACTAGAAAGAGTTAATGCTGTATATTCTTATTCTGATGGAACTAACTATATTTTCTCTAATCCAGAAACTTGGGATCAAATTGAATTATCTGCAGAAGATTTAGGAGATGCAATTAATTATTTAGAAGAAGAAATGGAAGTTCAAATTCAATATTATGAAGAAACTCCAGTAAGTGTAGAGTTACCTACATTTGTTGAAAGACAAATAGAATATACTGAACCAGGATTAAGAGGAGATACTACAGGAAAAGCTCTTAAACCAGCAAAATTAGCAACAGGATTTGAAATTCAAGTACCTTTATTTGTTGAACAAGGGGAATGGATAAAAATAGACACAAGAAATCATTCTTATGTTGAAAGAATAAAAAAATAA
- a CDS encoding aminodeoxychorismate/anthranilate synthase component II, producing MILIIDNYDSFTYNLVQYLEILNKQIMVKRNDEISLEEIQNLNPEGILLSPGPGNPKSAGITLKVINKFKGKIPIIGICLGHQSIAEAFGGKIVKGKEPVHGKISKVNHDGLGVFKHLKSPLNVTRYHSLVVEESSLPKDFIITAKTEDNVIMGIKHKKYLIEGIQFHPEALLTEYGLEMLNNFFEGE from the coding sequence ATGATATTAATAATAGATAATTATGATTCATTTACATATAATTTAGTTCAGTATTTGGAGATATTAAATAAACAGATAATGGTAAAAAGAAATGATGAAATAAGTTTAGAAGAAATACAAAATCTAAATCCTGAAGGGATACTGTTATCTCCAGGTCCAGGGAATCCCAAATCAGCAGGAATAACTTTAAAAGTAATTAATAAATTTAAAGGAAAAATTCCGATTATAGGTATTTGTTTAGGGCATCAGTCAATAGCAGAAGCATTTGGAGGAAAAATAGTAAAAGGAAAAGAGCCAGTTCATGGAAAAATTTCTAAAGTTAATCATGATGGATTGGGAGTTTTTAAACATTTAAAATCTCCTCTAAATGTAACTAGATACCATTCTTTAGTAGTTGAAGAATCTTCCTTACCAAAGGATTTTATAATAACAGCGAAAACAGAAGATAATGTCATTATGGGAATAAAGCATAAAAAATATTTAATAGAAGGAATTCAATTTCATCCAGAAGCTTTGCTAACAGAATATGGATTAGAAATGTTAAATAATTTTTTTGAGGGGGAATAA
- a CDS encoding nitroreductase family protein: MFKIDNKKCIGCALCIDDCFVKDIIFVEEKAFIKNNDCIKCGHCIAICPTNAIYTDEYDMNEVIDYDKVSFNIKPENLLNFIKFRRTIRKFKDKKVENEKLIKIIEAGRYTPTASNSQDVSYIIIQEKINELKKLVLESLNDLAKEILKNPKNELDIKYAKTWKLMYRIFQRNPNKQDNLFFFSKNIIIITSPNELNAGLASTNMELMCNSLGLGSLYSGFFILACKNNDQIRKFLNLNKNEKIINCMVIGYPDVKYLRTVPRKKSNITWL, translated from the coding sequence ATGTTTAAAATAGATAATAAAAAATGTATTGGATGTGCCCTTTGTATAGATGACTGCTTTGTAAAAGATATCATTTTTGTTGAAGAGAAAGCTTTTATTAAAAATAATGATTGTATAAAGTGTGGACATTGTATAGCTATTTGTCCAACTAATGCTATTTACACAGATGAATATGATATGAATGAAGTTATTGATTATGATAAAGTTTCTTTTAATATTAAACCTGAAAATTTATTAAATTTTATAAAATTTAGAAGAACAATTAGAAAATTTAAAGATAAAAAAGTAGAAAATGAAAAATTAATAAAAATAATTGAAGCAGGAAGATATACTCCCACAGCAAGTAATTCTCAAGATGTTTCTTATATTATTATTCAAGAAAAAATAAATGAACTAAAAAAATTAGTATTAGAATCATTAAATGATTTAGCTAAAGAAATTTTAAAAAATCCAAAAAATGAATTAGATATAAAGTATGCTAAAACTTGGAAACTTATGTATAGAATATTCCAGAGAAATCCCAATAAGCAAGATAATCTTTTCTTTTTCTCTAAAAATATTATAATCATAACCTCTCCTAACGAATTAAATGCTGGTCTCGCATCAACCAATATGGAACTTATGTGTAATTCTTTAGGTTTAGGATCTCTATATAGTGGATTTTTTATATTAGCTTGTAAAAATAATGATCAAATCAGAAAATTTCTAAATTTAAATAAAAATGAAAAAATAATAAATTGTATGGTTATTGGATATCCAGATGTAAAATATTTAAGAACTGTACCTAGGAAAAAATCTAATATTACATGGTTATAA
- a CDS encoding NADH:flavin oxidoreductase, producing the protein MKNILTPLKIKNIEVKNRIILPPLVRFSMIGTDGKVTEKLLNWYEDIARDKVGMIIVEATCVAEDGKLRDNQLGIWNDSFIEGLKKVSAIGKKYKVPMLIQIHHAGFKKDFSLVPEIILDEILEKFIVAFRRAKEAGFDGIEIHGAHTYLLSQLNSRIYNTRIDKYGGSFEKRMYFNKNLIERTRELFDEDFILGYRMGGNEPSLEDGIQIAKYLENLGIDLIHVSTGIPEERFRQKAKIDNFPEEFPLDWVIYMGVQIRKNINIPVIGVRNIKKEEQVSYLIENDLLDLVAVGRAMIFTKRWMHKAMISYKKRNELK; encoded by the coding sequence ATGAAAAATATATTGACGCCATTAAAAATAAAAAATATAGAAGTGAAAAATAGAATTATTCTTCCCCCTTTAGTTAGATTTTCAATGATTGGAACTGATGGAAAAGTTACAGAAAAACTTTTAAATTGGTATGAGGATATTGCTAGAGATAAAGTAGGCATGATTATTGTTGAAGCTACTTGTGTGGCAGAAGATGGTAAATTAAGGGATAATCAACTTGGAATATGGAATGATAGTTTTATTGAAGGGTTGAAAAAAGTATCGGCTATTGGTAAAAAATATAAAGTTCCAATGTTAATACAAATTCACCATGCTGGCTTTAAGAAAGATTTTTCTTTAGTTCCAGAAATAATTTTAGATGAAATTTTAGAAAAATTTATAGTTGCTTTTAGAAGAGCAAAGGAAGCAGGGTTTGATGGAATAGAAATTCATGGAGCTCATACTTATTTGTTAAGTCAATTAAATTCAAGAATATATAATACAAGAATTGATAAATATGGTGGAAGTTTTGAAAAAAGAATGTATTTTAATAAGAACTTAATAGAAAGAACTAGAGAATTATTTGATGAAGATTTTATTTTAGGATATAGAATGGGAGGGAATGAACCTTCTCTTGAAGATGGCATACAAATAGCAAAATATCTTGAAAATTTAGGAATAGATTTAATTCATGTTTCTACAGGGATTCCTGAAGAAAGATTTAGGCAAAAAGCAAAGATAGATAATTTCCCAGAAGAGTTTCCATTAGATTGGGTTATTTATATGGGTGTTCAGATAAGAAAAAATATAAATATTCCTGTTATAGGGGTAAGAAATATAAAAAAAGAAGAACAAGTTAGTTATTTAATAGAAAATGATTTGCTTGATTTGGTTGCTGTTGGAAGGGCTATGATTTTTACCAAAAGATGGATGCATAAAGCAATGATTTCTTATAAAAAAAGAAATGAATTAAAATAA
- the earP gene encoding elongation factor P maturation arginine rhamnosyltransferase EarP gives MIPRSIDIFCEIIDNYGDIGVVYRLSKELKRVYPQVRIRIILNKLEELLKVNPKTKDKDYQEVGNLIYIKENFLKKNLKKYGVSDIIIEAFGCNILKDYIDIAKEKSKLWINLEYLSGEKWIEGFHLQESLIDSKNLKKIFYMPGFTNKSGGIILDETFIKRKEYGEIHKDKILEKYLPKIFFDKKLVGTIFSYEKNFKNLLIELNRMEKDTVLLLMGEKTQKSILKVLDENLLENFGNFMKYGKIILKNMEFLSQEEYEEIISASDFNFTRGEDSIVRALILGKPFLWHIYLQEDQVHMDKLNAFIARLEESILLSHEEKNIFEKYKKLLRDYNDRNENSLKLGNENYSALFHNFSTIEKICKKYSTFLTKECNLVEKLKTYIKGF, from the coding sequence ATGATACCTAGAAGTATTGATATATTTTGTGAAATTATTGACAATTATGGAGATATAGGAGTTGTATATAGATTATCTAAAGAATTAAAAAGAGTTTATCCTCAAGTTAGGATAAGAATAATTTTAAACAAATTAGAGGAGTTGTTAAAAGTTAATCCAAAAACAAAAGACAAGGATTATCAAGAGGTAGGTAACCTTATATATATTAAAGAAAATTTTTTAAAAAAAAATTTAAAAAAGTATGGAGTTTCTGATATAATAATAGAGGCTTTTGGTTGTAATATCTTAAAAGATTATATAGATATAGCTAAAGAAAAGTCAAAACTTTGGATAAATCTTGAATATCTTTCAGGCGAAAAATGGATTGAAGGTTTTCATTTGCAAGAATCATTAATAGATTCTAAGAATTTAAAAAAGATTTTTTATATGCCAGGCTTTACTAATAAAAGTGGTGGAATTATATTAGATGAAACTTTTATAAAAAGAAAAGAATATGGTGAAATACATAAAGATAAAATATTAGAAAAATATTTGCCAAAAATATTTTTTGATAAAAAGCTAGTGGGGACTATTTTTTCTTATGAAAAAAATTTTAAAAATTTATTAATAGAGTTAAATAGGATGGAAAAAGATACAGTTTTATTACTTATGGGTGAAAAAACACAAAAAAGTATTCTTAAAGTTTTAGATGAAAATCTTTTAGAAAATTTTGGAAATTTTATGAAATATGGTAAAATAATTCTAAAGAATATGGAATTTTTATCTCAAGAGGAATATGAAGAGATTATTTCTGCCTCAGATTTTAATTTTACAAGAGGAGAAGATTCTATAGTTAGAGCTTTGATATTAGGGAAACCTTTTTTATGGCACATATATTTACAAGAAGATCAAGTCCACATGGATAAATTAAATGCTTTTATAGCAAGATTAGAAGAAAGTATTTTACTATCTCATGAAGAAAAAAATATTTTTGAAAAATATAAAAAACTCTTAAGAGACTATAATGATAGAAATGAGAATTCTTTAAAGTTAGGAAATGAAAACTATTCAGCTTTATTCCATAATTTTTCTACTATAGAAAAAATTTGTAAAAAGTATAGTACTTTTTTAACTAAAGAATGTAATTTAGTAGAAAAATTAAAAACATATATAAAAGGATTTTAA